The following coding sequences are from one Nicotiana tomentosiformis chromosome 3, ASM39032v3, whole genome shotgun sequence window:
- the LOC104108099 gene encoding ABC transporter A family member 2: MELERGFPLLKQQYKALLKKNFIVAWRNKRATFLQLFSSLFLIFLLFIIQKAIEARFSSSSSYENVRDPQPLVSPPIPPCEQKNFIRLPCYDFVWSGSQSPKIGQIASRIMANNPGRSIPTSKVLSFRTRDEVDEWLFKNPLRCAGALHFVERNASIISYGIQTNSTPVVKRGVFEDPTFKFQIPLQLAAEREIARSLIGDPNFSWVVSFKEFAHPAFEVFSALGTVGPTFFLAVAMFGFVFQINVLIIEKELKLRQAMTMMGLYDTAYWLSWFTWEGFITLLSSLLIVLFGMMFQFEFFLNNSFAVVFLLFFLFQLNMIGFAFMLSAFISKSSSTTTVGFFTFIVGFMTQLVTAFGFPYSKKYSKSYRIIWSLFPPDLLAQGLQLLADATATPEDPGVSWSGRTKCAFNDTECVITMNEIYLWLMSTFFLWFVLAIYLDNIIPNISGVRKSMFYFLNPGYWTGKGGNKVKEGGICSCTGSVPPLDSIIPDDEDVLEEENIVKHQATQGEVDSDIAVQLHGLVKIFPGTTKMGCCKCQRKSPYHALKGLWVNLAKDQLFCLLGPNGAGKTTAINCLTGITPVTAGDALVYGQSIRSSTGMSNIRRMIGVCPQFDILWDALSGQEHLHLFASIKGLSPALVKEVVEKSLAEVKLTDAARMRAGNYSGGMKRRLSVAIALIGEPKLLILDEPTTGMDPITRRHVWDIIEDAKKGRAIILTTHSMEEADILSDRVGIMAKGRLRCIGTSIRLKSRFGTGFIANVSFSGGTNGTPERGDTLSTSQPEAVKQFFKSRLDVVPKEENKSFLTFIIPHDKEKLLTDFFAELQDREKEFGITDIQLGLTTLEEVFLNIARQAELEDVAEGSFATLTLNSGLSLQIPIGARFVKVPGTESAENPIGTMVEVYWEQDDSGSLCVSGHSQDMPIPAHVQLRDPPAATSGRSFLRRRKQIRGIVIDPAQITGASS; the protein is encoded by the exons ATGGAACTGGAGAGGGGATTCCCATTGCTAAAACAGCAGTACAAAGCTTTATTAAAGAAGAATTTTATAGTGGCATGGAGGAACAAGAGAGCTACATTCCTTCAGTTATTCTCATCCCTCTTCTTGATCTTCCTTCTTTTTATAATCCAAAAAGCTATAGAAGCTCGCTTCTCTTCTTCCTCCTCTTACGAGAACGTGCGGGACCCACAACCGTTAGTGTCGCCGCCAATCCCGCCGTGTGAGCAAAAGAACTTCATCCGTCTCCCCTGCTATGATTTTGTTTGGAGTGGTTCTCAGAGTCCTAAAATCGGGCAGATTGCGAGCAGAATTATGGCCAATAATCCTGGCCGCTCTATTCCTACCTCTAAG GTTCTGTCATTTAGAACACGAGATGAAGTGGATGAATGGCTTTTCAAGAACCCTTTGCGTTGTGCTGGAGCTCTGCACTTTGTTGAAAGGAATGCTAGCATAATCAGTTATGGCATACAGACAAACTCCACTCCAGTTGTCAAACGAGGAGTCTTTGAAGATCCAACTTTTAAGTTCCAAATCCCACTTCAATTGGCAGCAGAACGTGAAATTGCAAGATCTCTGATTGGAG ATCCAAACTTCAGTTGGGTTGTCAGTTTCAAAGAATTTGCACATCCTGCTTTTGAAGTTTTTTCTGCCTTGGGTACTGTTGGACCTACCTTTTTCTTGGCGGTTGCTATGTTTGGCTTTGTATTCCAAATCAATGTTTTGATCATTGAAAAGGAGCTCAAACTTCGGCAG GCAATGACTATGATGGGTCTCTATGATACTGCCTATTGGTTGTCATGGTTCACTTGGGAGGGATTCATCACACTTCTCTCCTCTCTTCTCATTGTTCTCTTTGGGATGATGTTTCAATTTGAGTTTTTCTTGAACAACAGCTTCGCCGTCGTGTTtctcctttttttccttttccagCTTAATATG ATTGGTTTTGCATTCATGCTGTCTGCTTTTATTAGCAAATCATCTTCAACAACAACTGTGGGTTTCTTCACATTTATTGTCGGTTTCATGACTCAG CTTGTAACAGCATTTGGATTTCCCTACAGCAAAAAATATTCCAAATCTTATAGGATCATTTGGTCATTGTTCCCACCAGATCTTCTTGCTCAAGGTCTTCAGTTACTTGCTGATGCAACTGCCACTCCTGAAGATCCTGGTGTTAGCTGGAGTGGTAGGACAAAATGTGCTTTTAATGATACAGAGTGTGTAATAACTATG AATGAGATTTACTTATGGCTCATGTCAACATTCTTTCTGTGGTTTGTTCTTGCTATTTACTTGGACAACATAATTCCGAATATTTCTGGTGTGAGAAAATCAATGTTCTACTTCTTGAATCCTGGCTACTGGACAGGCAAAGGTGGAAATAAGGTGAAAG AGGGGGGTATTTGTAGCTGCACAGGTTCAGTGCCACCCCTGGATAGTATTATACCCGATGATGAAGATGTTCTTGAAGAAGAGAACATTGTTAAACACCAAGCTACGCAAGGTGAAGTTGATTCTGATATTGCAGTTCAACTACATGGCCTTGTAAAGATATTTCCTGGAACAACAAAGATGGGCTGCTGTAAGTGCCAAAGGAAATCTCCTTATCATGCCCTCAAG GGCTTATGGGTGAATCTTGCAAAGGATCAGCTATTTTGTCTTCTTGGGCCGAACGGAGCTGGAAAAACTACTGCTATTAATTGTTTGACTGGGATTACACCTGTTACCGCAGGAGATG CACTAGTATATGGTCAGTCCATAAGAAGCTCTACGGGCATGTCAAATATTCGAAGGATGATAGGAGTTTGTCCCCAG TTTGATATTCTTTGGGATGCATTGTCCGGTCAAGAACACCTTCATCTTTTTGCCAGCATTAAAGGTCTATCCCCTGCTTTAGTAAAAGAG GTCGTAGAGAAGTCACTAGCCGAGGTAAAACTCACAGATGCAGCCAGAATGAGAGCTGGTAATTACAGTGGAGGAATGAAACGACGCCTCAGTGTTGCTATAGCACTTATTGGTGAACCAAAATTGCTCATTTTGGATGAACCG ACTACTGGTATGGATCCAATAACTAGAAGACATGTCTGGGACATAATTGAGGATGCAAAAAAAGGGCGTGCCATTATACTGACCACTCACTCAATGGAAGAAGCTGACATCTTAAGTGACCGTGTTGGTATCATGGCAAAGGGTAGACTTCGTTGCATTGGAACTTCAATAAGATTGAAATCAAGGTTTGGAACTGGTTTCATTGCTAATGTAAGCTTTTCTGGTGGGACAAATGGGACTCCTGAAAGAGGAGATACTTTGAGTACATCTCAACCTGAAGCTGTGAAACAGTTCTTTAAAAGT CGCTTGGATGTGGTGCCTAAAGAGGAAAACAAGTCCTTTTTAACCTTTATTATTCCCCATGACAAGGAGAAGCTGTTAACG GACTTCTTTGCTGAGCTTCAAGATAGAGAGAAGGAATTTGGCATTACAGATATCCAGCTTGGTCTTACAACTCTTGAAGAAGTTTTTCTAAACATTGCTAGACAGGCAGAACTGGAAGATGTTGCTGAAGGAAGCTTCGCGACTCTTACTTTGAATTCTGGGCTCTCACTTCAA ATACCTATAGGAGCAAGATTTGTGAAAGTCCCAGGAACAGAATCTGCTGAGAATCCTATAGGTACTATGGTAGAAGTGTACTGGGAACAAGATGATTCTGGTTCACTCTGTGTTTCTGGTCACTCACAAGACATGCCAATACCAGCTCATGTTCAACTAAGAGATCCTCCAGCAGCTACTTCTGGTAGAAGCTTTTTACGAAGACGAAAACAAATTCGTGGAATTGTGATTGATCCTGCACAGATTACGGGTGCAAGTTCATAA
- the LOC138908373 gene encoding uncharacterized protein: protein MAIKVVVRGSTLNVISAYAPQTGLDEEVKRRFWEMLDEVVRGISPTEKLFIGGNFNGHIGSSVGGYGEVHGGFGFGDRNGGGTSLLDFARAFELVIVNSMFPKREEHLVTFWSMVAKTQIDYLLLRRCDRGLCEDCKVIPSENLATQHRLLVMDVGILMKRKKRFVLGQLRIRWGSLSKYNARELEGRLTTMGAWKSGGDASAMWMATSDCIREAAREVLGVSKGYSGGHRGNWWWNDVVQGKVEAKKAAYIKLVESIDEDQRRANRERYKEGRKEAKLAVTKAKTAAFGQLYEELGGKGGDKKLFRLAKSREKKARDLDQVRCIKDEDGRVLMEEAQIRQIWQSYFHKLLNEEGGENIMLWQLGHSESHHDFRYCRRIKVEEVVRAMGKMSRGKATGPDEIPVEFWRYAGRAGLE from the coding sequence atggcGATTAAGGTAGTAGTTAGAGGGAGCACTCTGAATGTCATTAGCGCTTACGCGCCGCAAACGGGCTTGGACGAGGAGGTTAAAAGGCGCTTCTGGGAGATGCTGGATGAGGTGGTGCGGGGTATTTCGCCCACggagaagctattcataggagggAATTTCAATGGTCATATTGGGTCGTCTGTTGGTGGCTATGGTGAGGTGCACGGTGGCTTCGGCTTTGGTGATAGGAACGGGGGTGGTACCTCACTGTTGGATTTCGCTAGAGCTTTTGAGTTGGTGATCGTGAACTCTATGTTTCCGAAGAGGGAGGAACATTTGGTTACTTTTTGGAGCATGGTGGctaagactcagattgactatctcctacTCAGGAGGTGCGATAGGGGGTTGTGCGAGGATTGCAAGGTGatcccgagtgagaacctcgCAACTCAACATAGACTCCTGGTGATGGACGTCGGTATCTTgatgaagaggaagaagaggtttGTATTGGGTCAGTTGAGGATCAGGTGGGGATCTTTGTCCAAGTATAATGCGCGGGAGTTGGAGGGACGACTGACGACTATGGGTGCCTGGAAGAGTGGTGGGGACGCTAGTGCTATGTGGATGGCGACGTCAGACTGTATAAGGGAGGCAGCGAGAGAAGTGTTGGGAGTTTCAAAAGGTTACTCTGGCGGACACCGAGGcaactggtggtggaatgacgtggtccaaggtaaagtggaagccaAGAAAGCGGCTTACATTAAGTTAGTAGAGAGCATCGACGAGGATCAGAGGAGAGCGAACAGAGAAAGATATAAGGAGGGTAGGAAGGAGGCGAAATTAGCGGTCACAAAGGCTAAGACTGCTGCATTTGGTCAGCTGTATGAGGAACTTGGGGGCAAAGGTGGGGACAAGAAGTTATTTCGGTTGGCCAAATCGAGAGAGAAGAAGGCTCGTGACCTGGATCAAGTGAGGTGTATCAAAGACGAGGACGGTcgagtattgatggaagaggcGCAGATTAGGCAAATATGGCAGtcgtactttcataaacttctgaatgaagagggGGGTGAAAACATCATGTTATGGCAATTGGGGCACTCCGAGAGCCACCACGACTTTAGGTATTGTAGGCGTattaaggttgaggaggtcgtgcgTGCAATGGGTAAGATGAGTCGGGGCAAAGCGACTGGACCAGACGAGATTCCAGTAGAGTTTTGGAGATATGCGGGTAGAGCAGGCTTGGAGTGA
- the LOC104108100 gene encoding uncharacterized protein encodes MEVTGKDQSSVSANSKRSTSSSSSKLLRYPLRSAGKANEEKPPLTDSSNSSAPRRGKPASSVTVSKSVSVLDLSGKEKSAAKPPRRLSIQSKPSASPASSRAIGTITPISEARAKRSGINQGKTNTPLSAVSKSSNGKEGNRLFSALYWLSQIKLSESAAKHSISLGFFKLALEAGCEPLQRLRDELKSYVQRHSLVDLGEPVKQLFEGYNISQDFEQLQVSETCSHAPDDGTRSSDDEVHSSSSVAGTEKLEQEDLNKDAIETCQVAEPTKETLSRKDIVTKTRSSANKSAATPKSTTEVSGHATKKKFEKPIKQEPTKDKVKRQGKKSARVEGPANACTPERVLPEDKENMDASQSEEINTAEV; translated from the exons ATGGAAGTCACCGGCAAAGATCAATCCTCTGTTTCTG CGAATTCAAAGAgatcaacatcatcatcatcatcgaagCTTCTTCGATATCCACTGCGATCGGCCGGTAAAGCCAACGAGGAGAAACCACCTTTGACTGATTCTTCCAACTCTTCGGCTCCTAGAAG GGGAAAACCTGCATCAAGTGTTACTGTTAGTAAGAGTGTTAGTGTCCTTGATCTCTCTGGCAAGGAAAAATCTGCTGCTAAACCTCCAAGAAGGCTGTCTATTCAGTCTAAGCCAAGTGCCAGCCCTGCATCCTCAAGAGCAATAGGCACTATCACTCCTATTTCTGAGGCTAGAGCAAAGAGATCCGGGATCAACCAGGGGAAAACTAATACACCGCTTTCAGCAGTTTCAAAGTCAtcaaatggaaaggaaggaaatcGTCTATTCTCCGCACTCTATTGGCTATCCCAGATTAAGCTCTCTGAATCTGCTGCTAAGCATTCCATTTCTCTTGGTTTTTTCAAACTTGCTTTGGAAGCTGGCTGTGAG CCTCTTCAACGTTTGAGGGATGAGCTGAAATCCTATGTGCAGCGTCATAGCCTTGTAGATCTCGGGGAGCCAGTGAAACAACTGTTTGAAGGCTACAATATTTCGCAAGATTTTGAGCAGTTGCAAGTATCTGAGACTTGTTCCCATGCGCCTGACGATGGGACACGTTCATCTGATGATGAAGTGCATAGCTCTTCATCTGTTGCTGGCACTGAGAAACTGGAACAGGAAGACTTGAACAAAGATGCTATTGAAACTTGCCAAGTGGCAGAACCAACTAAGGAGACTCTATCAAGGAAAGATATTGTAACTAAGACCCGTAGTTCTGCAAATAAAAGTGCTGCAACTCCGAAATCTACAACAGAAGTTTCTGGTCATGCCACTAAAAAGAAATTTGAAAAACCTATTAAGCAAGAACCAACTAAGGATAAGGTGAAAAGACAGGGAAAGAAATCTGCTAGAGTTGAAG GTCCTGCTAATGCATGCACTCCAGAGAGAGTCCTCCCAGAAGACAAAGAGAATATG GATGCTTCACAGTCAGAAGAGATCAATACTGCAGAAGTTTAG
- the LOC104108101 gene encoding ubiquitin-conjugating enzyme E2 2-like, with protein MSTPSRKRLMRDFKRLQQDPPAGISGAPHDNNIMLWNAVIFGPDDTPWDGGTFKLTLQFSEDYPNKPPTVRFVSRMFHPNIYADGSICLDILQNQWSPIYDVAAILTSIQSLLCDPNPNSPANSEAARLFTENKRDYNRRVREVVEQSWTAD; from the exons ATGTCAACTCCATCAAGGAAGAGACTGATGAGGGATTTCAAGAGGTTACAACAGGATCCTCCTGCTGGTATTAGTGGTGCTCCTCATGACAATAACATTATGCTTTGGAACGCCGTTATATTTGG TCCTGATGATACTCCTTGGGATGGAG GTACGTTTAAATTGACTCTTCAATTCTCCGAGGATTATCCCAACAAGCCACCAACAGTGCGATTTGTTTCTCGCATGTTTCATCCCAATA TTTATGCAGATGGAAGTATATGTTTGGATATCCTGCAAAACCAGTGGAGTCCAATATATGACGTTGCAGCTATACTTACATCCATTCAG TCGTTGCTGTGTGATCCAAACCCTAATTCTCCTGCAAACTCGGAAGCTGCTCGGTTGTTCACTGAGAATAAGCGGGATTACAACCGGAGAGTTAGAGAAGTTGTGGAGCAGAGCTGGACTGCTGACTGA